From the genome of Flavobacterium luteolum, one region includes:
- a CDS encoding polyprenol monophosphomannose synthase, protein MNDSIVIIPTYNEIENIESIVRAVLSQHKPFHLLIIDDNSPDHTAKKVMALQEEYPGKLFLEQRTKKSGLGTAYVHGFKWALERDYQFIFEMDADFSHNPNDLEKLYDACHFGGADLAIGSRYVKGVNVVNWPLSRVLMSYFASVYVKFITGMKIHDATAGFVCYKREVLEKINLNKIKFVGYAFQIEMKYRTYCAKFQITEVPIIFTDRTKGVSKMSNAIIKEAILGVISLRLRKLVNSL, encoded by the coding sequence ATGAATGATAGTATTGTCATAATTCCCACTTATAACGAAATTGAAAACATAGAAAGTATAGTTAGAGCTGTACTTTCGCAGCATAAACCTTTTCATTTGCTGATTATCGATGATAATTCTCCTGATCATACTGCAAAAAAAGTGATGGCATTACAGGAAGAATATCCAGGAAAACTTTTTTTAGAACAGAGAACAAAAAAATCAGGATTGGGAACTGCGTATGTTCATGGCTTTAAATGGGCTTTGGAGCGTGACTACCAATTTATTTTTGAAATGGATGCCGATTTTTCACATAACCCAAATGATTTAGAAAAATTATACGACGCCTGCCATTTTGGTGGAGCAGATCTTGCAATTGGATCTCGTTATGTAAAAGGGGTAAATGTAGTGAACTGGCCATTAAGCCGAGTTCTGATGTCTTATTTTGCTTCTGTTTATGTGAAATTTATCACTGGAATGAAAATTCACGACGCCACTGCAGGTTTTGTTTGTTACAAAAGAGAAGTTCTGGAGAAAATCAATTTAAATAAAATAAAGTTTGTCGGGTACGCGTTTCAAATTGAAATGAAGTACAGAACGTACTGTGCTAAATTTCAAATTACCGAAGTCCCAATTATTTTTACTGATAGAACAAAAGGGGTTTCTAAAATGAGTAATGCTATTATCAAAGAAGCTATTCTTGGAGTGATTTCACTTAGATTAAGAAAATTAGTCAATTCATTATAA
- the tyrS gene encoding tyrosine--tRNA ligase: MKNLVEELKWRGLYHDSMPGTEEQLLKEATTAYIGFDPTADSLHIGSMVQIILLVHLKNFGHRPIALVGGATGMIGDPSGKSDERNLLDEEALAKNVAGIKSVLSRFLDFNSTEANAPVMVNNYDWMKEFSFIDFAREVGKRITVNYMMAKDSVKKRFSGEGEGMSFTEFTYQLIQGYDFYHLYKNNNCILQMGGSDQWGNITTGTELVRRMGGENAKAYALTTPLITKADGSKFGKSEGGNVWLDADKTSVYKFYQFWVNTTDVDAEKYIKIFTFLDKETIDALIEEHKTAPHLRVLQKKLAEEITVFVHNREELEKAIQASNILFGNSTAEDLKKLDEATFLEVFDGVPQAEIAKADLENGLDIISVLNEKTGFFKSNGEARRALTANSISVNREKIKEDFVLTANDLINNQFVLLQSGKKNYFVIRVV; encoded by the coding sequence ATGAAGAATCTAGTTGAAGAATTAAAATGGCGCGGGTTATACCATGATAGTATGCCTGGAACGGAAGAACAATTGCTAAAAGAAGCAACCACTGCCTATATCGGTTTTGATCCAACAGCAGATTCACTGCACATCGGAAGTATGGTTCAGATTATTTTATTGGTTCATCTAAAGAATTTTGGTCACAGGCCAATCGCTTTAGTAGGTGGAGCAACAGGAATGATTGGAGATCCTTCTGGTAAATCTGATGAAAGAAACTTACTTGACGAAGAAGCTCTAGCTAAAAACGTAGCTGGAATCAAAAGTGTTTTGTCTCGTTTCTTAGATTTTAATTCAACCGAAGCAAATGCACCAGTAATGGTGAATAACTACGATTGGATGAAAGAATTCTCTTTTATCGATTTTGCACGTGAAGTTGGAAAAAGAATCACCGTAAATTATATGATGGCTAAAGATTCTGTGAAAAAGAGATTTAGCGGAGAAGGTGAGGGGATGTCTTTTACAGAATTTACATATCAGTTAATTCAAGGTTACGATTTCTATCATTTATATAAAAACAACAACTGTATTCTGCAAATGGGTGGTTCTGACCAATGGGGTAATATTACCACAGGAACAGAATTAGTGCGTAGAATGGGAGGAGAGAATGCTAAAGCTTACGCCTTAACAACTCCTTTGATTACAAAAGCAGACGGATCTAAATTTGGTAAATCTGAAGGTGGAAACGTTTGGTTAGATGCAGATAAAACTTCTGTTTATAAATTTTACCAATTTTGGGTAAACACAACAGATGTTGATGCGGAGAAATACATCAAAATATTTACTTTCTTAGATAAAGAAACAATCGATGCATTAATTGAAGAGCATAAAACGGCTCCGCATTTAAGAGTTTTACAAAAGAAACTGGCAGAAGAAATTACTGTTTTTGTTCATAATAGAGAAGAGTTGGAAAAAGCGATTCAGGCTTCAAATATTTTGTTTGGAAATTCAACTGCAGAAGATTTGAAAAAACTGGATGAAGCTACTTTTTTAGAAGTTTTTGACGGAGTTCCGCAAGCTGAAATCGCAAAAGCCGATTTAGAAAACGGATTGGATATCATTTCAGTTTTAAACGAAAAAACAGGTTTTTTTAAATCTAACGGAGAGGCGAGACGTGCTTTAACAGCAAACTCAATTTCTGTAAATAGAGAAAAAATAAAAGAAGATTTTGTTTTAACAGCAAATGATTTAATTAACAATCAATTCGTTTTATTACAAAGCGGAAAGAAAAATTATTTTGTAATAAGAGTTGTTTAA
- a CDS encoding outer membrane beta-barrel protein — MKKTFLLILFLYCTLSNAQVSFEKGYFISNNGIRTECFIRNLDWKNNPTDFKYKSQINDNDSKTETIANVQEFGIDNTVTFKRAKVKMDRSSDNLDKLSESGQPVWEENTLFLRLLVQGEATLYSYTDGNLIRYFYETKSIPLEQLTYLKYTLTKGDKSTGELKENDYYKQQLNNNVRSANTADSEITNLKYKKSDLTRYFLKYNNTDNKTKSGVISKSSKGHFHLKITPELSFISGSMNDGDSPSIDVNLDSNTNLKIGLEAEYLLPFNNNKWSLFLNPAYQKYETTKQYSRPGLFAGSPSITRNIEIKYSSIQVPIGLRYYFLINNNSKVFINAAYSFDINGKASLSFDKNTELESKSGSNFAFGVGYNFKNKFSAEIRTNTKKQLLTDYNTISVEYKAIDLVFAYTIF; from the coding sequence ATGAAAAAAACTTTTTTACTTATTCTTTTTCTTTATTGCACATTGAGCAATGCACAGGTTTCTTTTGAAAAAGGGTACTTTATTTCCAACAATGGAATACGAACAGAATGTTTCATCCGAAACTTAGATTGGAAAAATAATCCAACCGATTTCAAATATAAGTCCCAGATTAATGACAATGATTCCAAAACAGAAACCATTGCTAATGTTCAGGAATTTGGTATCGACAATACTGTAACTTTCAAAAGAGCCAAAGTAAAAATGGATCGTTCCAGTGACAATTTAGACAAACTATCAGAAAGCGGTCAACCTGTATGGGAAGAAAATACTCTTTTTCTAAGATTATTAGTTCAAGGAGAAGCAACACTATACTCGTATACTGACGGAAATCTTATCCGATATTTTTACGAAACAAAGAGCATTCCATTAGAACAACTTACGTATTTAAAATACACTTTGACAAAAGGAGATAAATCAACCGGAGAATTAAAAGAAAATGATTACTACAAACAGCAATTAAACAACAATGTAAGATCAGCCAATACAGCCGATAGTGAGATTACGAATCTAAAATATAAAAAGTCTGATCTTACCAGATATTTTCTAAAATACAATAATACCGACAACAAAACAAAAAGCGGTGTAATATCCAAATCTAGTAAAGGTCATTTTCATTTAAAAATAACACCTGAACTTAGTTTTATCTCAGGATCTATGAATGATGGAGACAGTCCGTCAATAGATGTAAATTTAGATAGCAATACTAACTTAAAAATAGGCTTGGAAGCAGAATATCTTCTTCCATTTAACAATAACAAATGGAGCCTCTTTTTAAACCCAGCTTATCAAAAATACGAAACCACTAAACAATACAGCAGACCAGGTCTTTTTGCGGGATCTCCTTCTATAACTCGTAATATAGAGATTAAATACTCCAGCATCCAGGTTCCTATTGGATTGCGTTATTATTTTCTTATCAATAATAATTCAAAAGTTTTCATAAATGCCGCTTACTCTTTTGATATCAACGGCAAAGCAAGTTTATCTTTTGATAAAAATACAGAACTTGAAAGTAAATCGGGATCTAATTTCGCTTTTGGAGTAGGTTACAACTTTAAAAACAAATTCAGTGCTGAGATTAGAACAAATACCAAAAAACAGCTATTAACGGATTACAATACCATTTCTGTTGAGTACAAAGCCATTGATTTGGTATTTGCATATACTATCTTCTAA
- a CDS encoding DUF4296 domain-containing protein gives MMKNFIVILLVLFLSISCKKEVVKQPAKLIEKDKMIDIMYDLSLLEAMRYQKPLSLDSIDNDPTKFILKKYKVDSLQFAQNNMYYASDYDSYKDMFDVVNKRIAVNQRAADSLAKIDEKKAAKANKNKPKEIKEVSKDSVQKRIPKVNIDSIKMAKRKHRRDL, from the coding sequence ATGATGAAGAATTTTATAGTAATACTATTGGTTTTGTTTCTTTCTATAAGCTGTAAAAAAGAGGTGGTAAAACAACCTGCAAAGCTTATTGAGAAAGATAAGATGATCGATATTATGTATGATTTATCTCTTTTGGAAGCAATGCGTTATCAAAAACCATTGTCTTTGGACTCTATAGATAATGATCCGACGAAATTTATTTTAAAAAAATACAAAGTAGACAGTCTTCAATTTGCACAGAACAATATGTATTATGCTTCTGATTACGATAGTTATAAAGACATGTTTGATGTGGTAAATAAAAGAATTGCTGTAAACCAGAGAGCGGCAGATTCATTAGCTAAAATTGATGAAAAGAAAGCGGCTAAAGCAAATAAAAATAAGCCCAAAGAAATAAAAGAGGTTTCGAAGGATTCGGTTCAAAAAAGAATTCCGAAAGTTAACATCGATTCAATTAAGATGGCAAAAAGAAAGCACAGAAGAGATTTATAA
- a CDS encoding TonB-dependent receptor, which translates to MKFNLRFLFIALFICTISIAQNKGTISGVLTDKDSNNAALPFANVLVKGTNISVNTDVDGKYSLSVNPGNYTLIFSFLGYESVEAPVAVKANETVTVNQGLSSGSYTLKDVVVKSSAGNKQKESALLLDQKNAVQFKAAIGAEEIARKGVNDVANAVAKVSGVSKQDDSGNVFVRGLGDRYNVTTLNGLPLPSNNPANKNILLEIFSTNIVDNIGISKTFEAQNYADFGGANIDISAKKFSGKPFISFSVGTGANTNVLGQDHFYLQDGPTYTGFKKVGVPDAPLLPYSYATSWDRQESKNVLNAFYTLSGGKRFQINDESSIGAFVTGSFSAKNKFTQGYSRGGITSDGDIYSDFIRTAYKHNTTTTVMGTADYKINKNHSIFFTSLFLNSSEQDYSEYEGTNINFDGGGDAQQQISGFIKRGTFERTQLVVNQLTGKSKFNDRLNLNWGVGYSMSDSAIPDRMQNSFVYAPNAIDYTFFTNSNINNHRFFHDLKENEIAANIALSYNFKKGSDDTYKGKVTVGYSGKFKNVDYDMQQFSFFPNRTTISFPKEDIHHVDNYLDPAHWGSSYSNRIHQTYNGNLDINAAFVNVQYSLTERLSVILGARLEQLNQNVFYITTTVPSGGNSDDSKFNILPSLISKYTLNDRQNLKFSASKTYTLPQFKEKVPIIYEDVAQAYEGNPRLYASTNYNFDLGWEFFPKASELISVTAFGKIIQNPINEMFLNSSSNDISYANTGDKGTVAGVEVEYRKDLFEIEKRDNLKTKLSFDANGSYLYTKQDLSNEKVNNENDFGANFTFTSSKLTGASNFLANANLSFLNEFSENTDISATVSYSYFSDKLAVIGTSRVGNMVDKAVNKLDFIVNSSLTKNLKIGLIYNNILNPTFKRVQEQGEVPGKESVGDITVTSYKAGSDLRLTLNYTF; encoded by the coding sequence ATGAAATTCAATCTAAGATTTCTCTTTATTGCATTATTTATCTGTACGATTTCGATCGCGCAAAACAAAGGTACGATTTCTGGAGTTCTGACTGACAAAGATTCGAACAACGCAGCTCTACCATTTGCTAATGTTTTAGTTAAAGGTACAAATATTAGCGTAAATACCGACGTTGACGGAAAATATTCGTTAAGCGTAAATCCTGGAAATTATACTTTAATTTTTAGTTTCTTAGGATATGAATCTGTAGAAGCTCCGGTTGCCGTAAAAGCAAACGAAACTGTAACAGTTAACCAAGGGCTTTCTTCTGGAAGCTATACTCTTAAAGATGTAGTCGTAAAATCTTCTGCAGGAAACAAGCAAAAAGAATCAGCATTATTATTAGATCAAAAAAATGCAGTCCAATTTAAAGCTGCTATTGGTGCTGAGGAAATTGCAAGAAAAGGAGTTAATGATGTTGCCAACGCTGTTGCAAAAGTGAGCGGGGTTTCTAAACAAGACGATTCTGGAAATGTTTTCGTACGTGGATTAGGTGATCGTTATAACGTAACTACTTTAAACGGACTTCCGTTGCCATCAAACAACCCTGCAAATAAAAACATTCTTTTGGAAATTTTCTCTACAAACATTGTAGATAACATTGGAATCAGTAAAACTTTTGAAGCTCAAAACTATGCCGATTTCGGAGGAGCTAATATCGATATTAGTGCAAAGAAATTCAGCGGAAAACCATTCATCAGCTTTTCAGTTGGTACTGGTGCAAACACAAATGTTTTAGGACAAGATCATTTTTATCTTCAAGACGGACCTACTTATACAGGATTTAAAAAAGTTGGAGTGCCAGATGCCCCATTATTGCCATATAGCTATGCAACAAGCTGGGACAGACAAGAAAGTAAAAATGTATTAAATGCGTTTTACACTTTATCTGGAGGAAAAAGATTTCAAATAAACGACGAAAGTTCTATTGGTGCTTTTGTTACTGGATCTTTCAGTGCAAAAAACAAATTCACTCAAGGTTACAGCAGAGGAGGAATTACTTCTGATGGAGATATTTATTCTGACTTTATCAGAACAGCTTACAAACATAACACTACAACAACAGTTATGGGTACAGCTGATTACAAAATCAACAAAAACCATTCTATCTTCTTTACTTCTTTATTCTTAAACTCTAGTGAGCAAGACTATAGCGAGTACGAAGGAACTAACATCAACTTTGATGGTGGTGGAGATGCTCAACAGCAAATTAGCGGTTTTATCAAACGTGGAACTTTTGAAAGAACACAATTAGTGGTAAACCAATTAACAGGAAAAAGCAAATTTAACGATCGATTGAATTTAAACTGGGGAGTTGGATACAGTATGTCTGACAGTGCAATTCCAGATCGTATGCAAAACTCTTTCGTGTATGCTCCTAATGCTATTGATTATACATTTTTCACCAATTCAAATATCAATAACCACAGATTTTTTCATGACTTAAAAGAAAATGAAATTGCTGCAAATATTGCTCTTTCTTATAACTTCAAAAAAGGAAGTGATGATACTTACAAAGGAAAAGTAACTGTTGGTTATTCTGGAAAATTCAAAAATGTAGATTACGATATGCAACAGTTTTCGTTCTTCCCGAACAGAACTACAATATCTTTCCCTAAAGAAGATATCCACCATGTAGATAACTATTTAGATCCTGCACATTGGGGTTCATCTTACTCAAACAGAATTCACCAAACATATAATGGAAATTTAGATATTAATGCTGCATTTGTTAATGTTCAATATTCTTTAACTGAAAGATTGAGCGTAATATTAGGAGCAAGATTAGAGCAATTGAATCAGAATGTATTCTATATCACTACAACAGTTCCATCTGGAGGAAACTCTGACGATTCTAAATTCAATATTTTACCAAGCTTAATTTCAAAATATACATTGAATGACAGACAGAATTTAAAATTCTCTGCTAGTAAAACCTATACACTTCCTCAGTTTAAAGAAAAAGTGCCAATTATTTACGAAGATGTTGCACAAGCTTACGAAGGAAACCCAAGATTATACGCTTCAACAAATTACAACTTCGATTTAGGATGGGAATTTTTCCCAAAAGCAAGCGAATTAATTTCGGTTACTGCATTTGGTAAAATCATTCAAAATCCAATCAACGAAATGTTCTTGAATTCTTCTTCAAATGATATTTCTTATGCAAATACAGGAGATAAAGGAACAGTAGCAGGAGTTGAAGTTGAGTATAGAAAAGATCTTTTTGAAATTGAAAAAAGAGATAACTTAAAAACAAAACTTTCTTTTGACGCAAACGGATCATATTTATATACAAAACAAGATCTAAGCAACGAAAAAGTAAACAATGAAAATGATTTTGGAGCGAACTTTACTTTTACATCAAGTAAATTAACAGGAGCTTCTAATTTCCTTGCCAATGCGAACTTATCGTTCTTAAATGAGTTTTCAGAAAACACAGATATTTCGGCGACAGTTTCTTACTCTTATTTTTCAGATAAATTGGCTGTAATCGGAACTTCAAGAGTTGGAAATATGGTTGATAAAGCGGTAAATAAACTAGACTTTATCGTAAATTCAAGTTTGACTAAAAACTTAAAAATTGGTCTTATTTACAACAACATTTTAAATCCAACTTTTAAACGTGTACAAGAACAAGGAGAAGTTCCTGGAAAAGAGTCTGTAGGAGATATTACTGTAACTTCATATAAAGCAGGTTCAGATCTTAGACTTACTTTAAACTATACATTCTAA
- a CDS encoding dihydroorotase has product MNRILIKNAKIVNEGTIFEGDVLIENDLIVEIADSISLKTSDCIVIDAEGNYLMPGAIDDQVHFREPGLTHKGDIESESRAAVAGGITSFIEQPNTVPNAVTQEILEDKYQIASKKSFANYSFMMGATNDNLEEVLKTNPKNVAGIKIFLGSSTGNMLVDNEAVLEKIFSSTPMLIAVHCEDETTIKNNLAAFKEQYGDDVPVTAHNLIRSAEACYISSSKAVALAKRTGARLHIFHLSTAKEMELFTNKIPLEDKKITAEVCVHHLWFTDEDYKTKGNFIKWNPAVKTAEDRAELWKALNDGRIDVIATDHAPHTKEEKQQSYLNAPSGGPLVQHAVVAMFEAHHQGKISVEKIVEKMCHNPAKIFKIEKRGFIREGYHADLVIVNPSLPWSVKPENILYKCGWSPFEGYTFKSRITHTFVNGELVYNNFKVKDTRAGKRLLFDR; this is encoded by the coding sequence ATGAACAGGATTTTAATAAAAAATGCCAAAATTGTAAACGAAGGGACAATTTTTGAAGGTGATGTTTTAATTGAAAACGATTTGATTGTTGAAATTGCAGACAGCATTTCATTAAAAACTTCAGATTGTATCGTAATCGATGCTGAAGGAAATTATTTAATGCCGGGAGCAATAGACGATCAAGTGCATTTTAGAGAGCCTGGATTAACTCATAAAGGTGATATCGAATCGGAATCTCGTGCAGCTGTTGCGGGAGGAATTACTTCTTTTATCGAACAGCCGAATACAGTTCCGAATGCGGTTACTCAGGAAATTTTAGAAGATAAATATCAGATTGCATCAAAAAAATCATTTGCGAATTACTCGTTTATGATGGGGGCAACAAATGATAATTTGGAAGAAGTTTTAAAAACGAATCCAAAGAATGTTGCGGGAATTAAGATTTTCTTAGGTTCGTCTACAGGAAATATGTTGGTAGATAACGAAGCGGTTTTAGAAAAGATATTTTCAAGCACTCCAATGCTAATTGCGGTTCACTGCGAAGACGAAACTACGATTAAAAATAATCTTGCAGCTTTTAAAGAACAGTACGGAGACGATGTTCCTGTAACGGCACACAATTTAATTAGAAGTGCAGAAGCTTGTTATATTTCTTCGTCAAAAGCAGTAGCTTTAGCAAAAAGAACAGGTGCAAGATTGCATATTTTCCATCTTTCAACTGCGAAAGAAATGGAATTGTTTACTAATAAAATTCCGTTAGAAGATAAAAAAATCACTGCTGAGGTTTGTGTACACCATCTTTGGTTTACGGATGAAGATTATAAAACAAAAGGAAATTTCATTAAATGGAATCCTGCGGTTAAAACTGCCGAAGATCGCGCAGAACTTTGGAAAGCTTTAAATGACGGAAGAATTGACGTAATTGCAACAGATCACGCTCCACATACAAAAGAAGAAAAACAGCAGTCTTACTTAAATGCTCCTTCTGGAGGTCCGTTGGTACAACACGCTGTTGTGGCAATGTTTGAAGCGCATCATCAAGGAAAAATTAGTGTGGAGAAAATCGTGGAGAAAATGTGCCATAATCCAGCCAAGATTTTCAAAATAGAAAAAAGAGGTTTTATTAGAGAAGGTTACCACGCCGATTTAGTAATCGTTAATCCAAGTCTGCCTTGGAGCGTGAAACCAGAAAATATTTTATACAAATGCGGATGGTCTCCGTTTGAAGGTTATACTTTCAAATCTAGAATTACGCATACTTTTGTAAACGGAGAATTGGTATATAATAATTTCAAAGTAAAAGATACAAGAGCTGGAAAAAGATTATTGTTTGACAGATAA
- a CDS encoding T9SS type A sorting domain-containing protein → MAKNYFYITFLLAFFFTVSVSAQDSKQLPKTQESTSIEGLSLYPNPVTNGKVYISSKNDLEKEIIVFDILGKKVLQAHLVSRELSVTELPPGVYIIKISEQNASATRKLIIR, encoded by the coding sequence ATGGCAAAAAACTACTTTTATATTACTTTCTTATTGGCATTTTTCTTTACTGTAAGCGTCTCGGCGCAAGACAGCAAGCAACTACCAAAAACTCAAGAATCTACTTCTATCGAGGGTCTAAGCTTGTATCCTAATCCAGTAACAAATGGAAAAGTCTATATCTCATCTAAAAACGATTTAGAGAAAGAAATTATTGTGTTTGATATCTTAGGTAAAAAAGTATTGCAGGCACATTTAGTCTCAAGAGAACTAAGTGTTACAGAATTGCCACCAGGTGTTTACATCATCAAAATAAGCGAACAGAACGCATCGGCAACACGAAAACTCATTATACGATAA
- a CDS encoding acyl transferase — protein MITASDIFTISSQKQFEKIALKVFRFQHENNKVYREFCDFLNVNPQQVKSLQQIPFLPIQFFKSHDVVSNTDPAQVTFTSSGTTGMITSRHLVTDVSLYEESYRKGFSQFYGNIEDYVVLALLPSYLEREGSSLIYMVEDLIKLSNQPESGFYLHNHDDLIKKLLELDEAGQNVILIGVTYALLDLIEKHKFNLQNTIIMETGGMKGKRKEMIREELHEILCKGFGVSSIHSEYGMTELLAQAYSLGDGIFECPSWMHILVRDPEDALTYVKDGKTGGINVIDLANINSCSFIATQDLGKKYSNNSFEVLGRFDNSDIRGCNLMVL, from the coding sequence TTGATTACAGCCAGCGATATCTTTACCATTTCAAGTCAGAAACAATTTGAAAAAATAGCATTAAAAGTGTTTCGTTTTCAGCATGAGAACAATAAAGTGTATCGTGAATTCTGTGATTTTTTGAATGTTAATCCACAACAGGTAAAATCACTGCAGCAAATTCCTTTTTTACCCATTCAGTTTTTCAAAAGTCATGATGTCGTTTCTAATACAGATCCTGCACAAGTAACTTTTACCAGCAGCGGTACAACTGGAATGATTACCAGCAGACATTTAGTAACCGACGTTTCCTTATATGAGGAAAGTTATCGCAAAGGATTTTCTCAGTTTTATGGCAATATTGAAGATTACGTTGTTTTAGCCCTTTTGCCGTCTTATTTAGAACGCGAAGGCTCTTCGTTAATTTATATGGTCGAAGATTTAATAAAACTCTCTAATCAGCCTGAAAGTGGGTTTTATCTACACAATCACGACGACTTAATCAAAAAACTTCTTGAATTAGACGAAGCAGGCCAAAATGTAATTCTAATTGGTGTTACTTATGCTTTGTTAGATTTAATTGAAAAACACAAATTCAACCTTCAAAACACCATTATTATGGAAACTGGAGGAATGAAAGGAAAAAGAAAAGAAATGATTCGTGAAGAATTACATGAAATACTCTGCAAAGGTTTTGGAGTTTCATCTATTCATTCAGAATACGGAATGACCGAACTTTTAGCACAAGCGTATTCTTTAGGCGATGGAATTTTCGAATGTCCGTCTTGGATGCATATTTTAGTACGAGATCCAGAAGACGCTCTCACTTACGTGAAAGATGGAAAAACTGGTGGAATCAATGTAATAGATTTAGCCAATATCAATTCATGTTCTTTTATAGCGACGCAGGATTTAGGCAAAAAATATTCGAACAACTCTTTCGAGGTATTGGGACGTTTTGATAATTCTGATATTCGTGGGTGTAATCTGATGGTTTTATAA
- a CDS encoding NAD-dependent epimerase/dehydratase family protein: MILVTGGTGLVGSHLLLHLIENGENVRAIYRTEKSIQKTKSVFDFYKKTDLFEKINWLEADILDIPTLETAFIDIKQVYHCAAFISFDPKDEEILRKTNIEGTANMVNFAIAKETEKFCYISSIAALGDIAPHETHITEETDWNPEKPHSDYAISKYGAEMEVWRGHQEGLNVIIVNPGVILGPLKMMDIFDEGSSEIYRKVSKGLSFYTLGSTGFITVDDVVKTSYELMRSDIKNERFTLIADNIVFKDLLNTVADALKAKRPHIHATPFLMNLLWMADGIFVTLFFRKRSITKATAKASYSKNLYSNEKIKTALGTVFTDIHKYILESSKL; this comes from the coding sequence ATGATATTAGTAACTGGCGGAACAGGTTTGGTAGGGTCACATTTATTGCTTCATTTAATAGAAAATGGAGAAAATGTTCGGGCAATTTACAGAACCGAAAAGAGTATCCAGAAAACAAAGTCGGTTTTTGATTTTTATAAAAAAACAGATCTATTTGAAAAAATCAATTGGCTTGAAGCCGACATTCTAGATATACCTACGCTTGAAACTGCTTTTATCGACATTAAACAAGTATATCACTGCGCAGCATTTATTTCATTTGATCCGAAAGACGAAGAAATCCTGAGAAAAACCAATATTGAAGGAACCGCAAATATGGTCAATTTTGCGATCGCCAAAGAAACAGAAAAGTTTTGCTATATCAGTTCGATTGCTGCTTTAGGAGATATTGCACCTCACGAAACACATATTACCGAAGAAACAGACTGGAATCCTGAAAAACCGCATAGCGATTACGCCATTTCTAAATATGGTGCCGAAATGGAAGTTTGGCGCGGGCATCAAGAAGGGTTAAATGTTATTATTGTAAATCCAGGAGTAATTTTGGGTCCGCTAAAAATGATGGATATTTTTGATGAAGGCAGCAGCGAGATTTATCGTAAAGTTTCTAAAGGACTTTCGTTCTACACGCTAGGAAGTACAGGTTTTATCACTGTTGATGATGTGGTAAAAACCAGTTATGAACTAATGAGAAGCGATATAAAAAATGAACGCTTTACACTCATCGCAGACAATATTGTTTTCAAAGATCTTTTAAACACTGTTGCTGATGCTTTAAAAGCAAAAAGGCCTCATATTCATGCCACACCTTTTTTAATGAATTTATTGTGGATGGCTGACGGAATATTTGTTACTTTATTTTTCAGAAAAAGAAGCATTACAAAAGCAACTGCAAAAGCTTCGTACTCAAAGAATCTGTATAGTAATGAAAAAATAAAAACCGCTCTAGGAACGGTTTTTACTGATATTCATAAATATATTTTAGAAAGCTCTAAATTATAA